Proteins found in one Bartonella krasnovii genomic segment:
- a CDS encoding SUF system Fe-S cluster assembly protein, whose product MGELIEERHSTESAETVSENKKSYISTIPAEEIDRMTNDIIAALKTVYDPEIPADIYELGLIYRIDIEDDRSVKIEMTLTAPGCPVAGEMPGWVENAVSAVEGVSHVEVTMTFDPPWTPECMSEEAQIAVGWY is encoded by the coding sequence ATGGGTGAGTTAATAGAAGAGCGCCATTCTACAGAATCTGCTGAAACTGTAAGCGAAAATAAAAAATCTTACATATCAACAATTCCCGCAGAAGAAATTGATCGTATGACGAATGATATTATTGCTGCTCTTAAAACAGTTTATGATCCAGAGATTCCTGCTGATATTTATGAGCTAGGATTGATTTACCGTATTGATATTGAAGATGATCGTTCAGTAAAAATTGAAATGACTCTTACAGCACCGGGCTGTCCTGTTGCCGGTGAAATGCCGGGCTGGGTAGAAAATGCTGTCAGTGCCGTTGAAGGGGTTTCGCATGTTGAAGTCACTATGACTTTTGATCCACCGTGGACGCCTGAGTGTATGTCAGAAGAAGCGCAAATTGCTGTCGGATGGTATTAA
- a CDS encoding DNA methyltransferase, with product MKYNHIWFGPTGSNVPSLKRFLSEVKNGMVSMTIWPYTEVGHNQDAKREVKVFNSDDVFTTPKPEKLIERIIQLSTNPGDLVLDSFASSGTTGAVAHKMGRKWIMIELGEHCHTHIVPRLKQVIDGTDQRGISKSVNWQGGGGFRYYRLAPSLLEKDPWGQWIISRKYNAAMLSEAMCKHMEFTYAPDENHYWMQGYSTETDYIYVTTSAITHEQLRLMSEEVGSHRTLLICCTAFDTKETFFENLTLTKIPRAILEKCEWGRDDYSLNVANLEPMIVVKEKNKDKDDVQAELDLFE from the coding sequence TTGAAATATAATCATATTTGGTTTGGTCCAACAGGAAGCAATGTTCCTTCTCTGAAGCGTTTTTTATCAGAAGTAAAAAACGGTATGGTTTCAATGACCATTTGGCCCTATACGGAAGTGGGACATAATCAGGATGCAAAGAGAGAAGTTAAAGTCTTTAATTCTGATGATGTTTTTACAACTCCTAAACCTGAAAAGCTCATAGAGCGTATTATTCAACTTTCCACTAATCCCGGTGATCTTGTGTTGGATTCCTTTGCAAGTTCTGGCACGACTGGTGCTGTTGCTCATAAAATGGGACGCAAGTGGATTATGATTGAACTTGGTGAACATTGTCATACCCACATTGTTCCTCGTTTAAAACAGGTAATTGATGGAACGGATCAAAGGGGAATTTCCAAAAGTGTCAATTGGCAAGGTGGCGGTGGATTCCGTTATTATCGTCTTGCACCTTCTTTGTTAGAAAAAGATCCATGGGGACAATGGATTATTAGTCGCAAATATAATGCAGCAATGCTTTCAGAAGCGATGTGTAAACATATGGAATTTACCTATGCGCCAGATGAAAATCATTATTGGATGCAAGGCTATTCAACCGAAACAGATTATATTTATGTAACAACAAGTGCTATAACCCATGAACAACTCCGTCTTATGAGCGAAGAGGTAGGTTCCCATCGCACGTTGCTGATTTGTTGCACCGCCTTTGATACAAAAGAAACATTTTTTGAGAATTTGACACTGACCAAAATTCCCCGTGCAATATTGGAAAAATGTGAATGGGGGAGGGATGATTACAGTTTAAATGTAGCCAATCTTGAACCAATGATCGTGGTAAAAGAAAAAAACAAAGATAAAGATGATGTGCAAGCAGAATTAGATCTATTTGAATAA
- a CDS encoding cysteine desulfurase yields the protein MENDVQTLNYNVDKIRRDFPLLHHQVYGKRLAYLDSGASAQKPQSVLNAMNNYYHHHYANVHRGMYFLANTATQFYENSRETVRLFLNAQKAEEIIFTKNATEAINTVAYGWAMPKLKEGDEIVLTIMEHHANIIPWHFLREQKGVKLIFVPVDENGVLHIEDFQKALSEKTRLVAITHMSNILGTVPPVKEMIKQAHQNSIPVLVDGSQGAIHLTVDVQDLDCDWYVFTGHKLYGPTGVGVLYGKEYRLEEMHPFQGGGEMIEEVTTDKVLYNAPPYRFEAGTPPIVEAVGLAAAIDYIQKRGLSTIHAHEMSLSAYAHEKLKTVESLRIYGHSPNKGAIISFTIEGIHAHDIAMFIDRKGVAIRAGTHCAQPLLQRFGLTSICRASLAMYNTQEDIDQLVKALKETRTFFNG from the coding sequence ATGGAAAATGACGTACAAACGCTGAATTATAATGTCGACAAAATTCGACGTGATTTTCCTCTTTTGCATCATCAAGTTTATGGAAAGCGATTAGCATATCTTGATAGTGGTGCTTCTGCTCAAAAACCGCAATCAGTACTCAATGCAATGAATAATTATTATCACCATCATTATGCTAATGTGCATAGGGGAATGTATTTTTTAGCCAATACAGCAACACAATTCTATGAAAACTCTCGTGAAACTGTTCGCCTTTTTCTAAATGCTCAAAAAGCTGAAGAAATTATTTTTACGAAAAATGCAACGGAAGCGATTAATACGGTTGCTTATGGTTGGGCTATGCCCAAACTCAAGGAAGGTGATGAGATTGTTCTAACGATCATGGAACATCATGCCAATATTATCCCTTGGCATTTTCTGCGTGAACAAAAAGGGGTGAAGCTTATTTTTGTTCCCGTTGATGAAAATGGTGTTCTGCATATTGAGGATTTCCAAAAGGCTTTGAGTGAAAAAACGCGGCTTGTCGCTATAACGCATATGTCTAATATATTAGGAACTGTACCTCCTGTTAAAGAAATGATTAAGCAAGCACATCAAAATTCTATACCTGTTCTTGTGGATGGTTCTCAAGGAGCAATACATTTAACCGTTGATGTACAAGATCTCGATTGTGATTGGTATGTCTTTACAGGACATAAGCTTTATGGTCCCACTGGTGTTGGTGTTCTTTATGGTAAGGAGTATCGGTTAGAGGAAATGCATCCTTTTCAAGGGGGAGGTGAAATGATCGAAGAGGTAACAACCGATAAGGTTCTTTATAATGCTCCTCCTTATCGTTTTGAAGCAGGTACACCTCCTATCGTTGAAGCTGTTGGATTAGCTGCGGCCATTGACTATATACAAAAAAGAGGTCTCAGTACAATTCATGCCCATGAAATGTCTCTTTCAGCTTATGCGCATGAAAAGCTTAAAACAGTTGAATCATTGCGTATTTATGGTCATTCTCCCAATAAAGGAGCGATTATATCATTTACAATTGAAGGTATTCACGCTCATGATATCGCTATGTTTATTGATAGAAAAGGGGTTGCAATCCGTGCGGGAACTCATTGTGCACAGCCTTTATTACAGCGCTTTGGTTTAACATCTATTTGTCGTGCATCGTTGGCCATGTATAATACTCAAGAAGATATAGATCAATTGGTCAAAGCATTGAAAGAAACAAGGACATTTTTTAATGGGTGA
- a CDS encoding COG2958 family protein, with the protein MALDLTNITFNFLKQNPTKKFTAREIAQWIFENYQDACRKKQKRSTATVMPLNSDTALIQQIVAEIGSKRPHLQKRHPEIKTTEGRPRQYYFTKQTDSAEIDAVEDNTESKTDDDSIKEHDLYPLLSKFLWSELEVYSKRINEKHSRNKHGSGGNKWLYPDLVGIQDLSKEWNREVKDCILQYFDKKTKLWSFEVKILINRSNLRKAFFQTVSNSSWANFSYLVASEIEGVDTLKELRMLSSLHGIGFIRLDKENASESEIIIPAKERRDIDWDIANRLVEENKDFLHYIKLIRQFYQTGEMRPSDWDHMGP; encoded by the coding sequence ATGGCTCTGGACTTAACAAATATTACTTTTAATTTTTTAAAACAAAACCCAACAAAAAAGTTTACTGCTCGCGAAATCGCTCAATGGATATTCGAAAATTACCAAGATGCTTGCCGTAAAAAACAAAAGCGTTCAACTGCAACAGTTATGCCTCTTAATAGTGATACAGCTCTTATTCAGCAAATTGTTGCTGAAATAGGGTCTAAGCGTCCACACTTGCAAAAGCGTCATCCTGAAATTAAAACTACTGAAGGACGACCAAGGCAGTATTATTTTACAAAACAAACAGATAGTGCTGAAATTGATGCAGTAGAGGACAATACAGAGAGTAAGACAGACGATGACTCTATTAAAGAGCATGATCTTTATCCATTATTATCTAAATTTTTATGGTCAGAGCTTGAAGTTTATAGCAAAAGGATTAACGAAAAACATTCTCGTAATAAACACGGCTCTGGTGGAAATAAATGGCTTTATCCAGATCTCGTAGGAATACAAGATTTAAGTAAAGAATGGAATCGTGAAGTCAAAGACTGCATTTTACAATATTTTGATAAAAAAACGAAGCTTTGGTCTTTTGAAGTTAAAATTCTCATCAATCGTTCAAATTTACGAAAAGCATTTTTTCAAACAGTAAGCAATTCTTCATGGGCTAATTTTAGTTATTTAGTTGCAAGTGAAATTGAAGGTGTTGATACATTAAAAGAGCTTCGGATGCTTTCAAGCTTGCATGGAATTGGATTTATAAGACTTGACAAGGAAAATGCTTCCGAGAGTGAGATCATAATTCCTGCTAAAGAACGCAGAGATATTGATTGGGATATTGCTAATAGATTAGTGGAGGAAAACAAAGACTTTCTTCATTATATTAAGCTCATTCGTCAATTTTATCAAACCGGTGAGATGCGTCCATCTGATTGGGATCACATGGGGCCATGA
- a CDS encoding DNA methyltransferase: protein MLALKALEQEYTGKVKCIYIDPPYNTGNAFEHYEDGLEHSIWLSLMRDRLELLHRLLANDGSIWISIDDDEQAYLKVMMDEIFGRQNFINNIIWQKKYTPQNGFQITMIL, encoded by the coding sequence TTGCTCGCACTCAAAGCACTTGAACAAGAATATACGGGGAAGGTGAAATGTATCTATATCGATCCACCTTATAATACAGGCAATGCTTTTGAACATTATGAAGACGGTTTGGAACACTCCATATGGCTCAGCCTTATGAGAGACAGGTTGGAACTACTCCATCGTTTACTTGCAAATGATGGGAGTATCTGGATATCGATTGATGACGATGAACAAGCCTATCTTAAAGTAATGATGGATGAAATTTTTGGTCGCCAAAATTTCATCAACAATATTATTTGGCAAAAGAAATATACTCCACAAAATGGCTTTCAGATAACCATGATTTTATAA